The Kitasatospora albolonga nucleotide sequence CCCCGGGTACATCCGGATCGTCGCCGGTGGGGAGGAAGTGGTCCGGTACGCCTTCACCGGTTCGGAGTTCACCACCGAGCGCGCGGTGATGCTCGGTGACTTCTACCTGAAGGACGTCTGGCGCTTCGCCGCCGTGGGACAGGGCTTCGACGGCGGTCTCGAAGCGCTCCTGAAGAACTTCGGCGGCGAGGTCGCCGAGGAGGAAGAGGCACCGGCGGCCCCGCAGGCGGCCCCCGGATTCGCCCCGCCCGCCCAGGCCACCGCGCCCCCGGCCTTCGCCGCCCCGCCCGCCGCCCCCCAGGCCCCGCAGCCCGCGCCCTCCTTCGGCGCCCCGCCCGCCCCCGCCCCCGCGCCCCAGCAGCCGATGCACGCCGCGCCCACCATCGCGGCCCCGCTCACCCCGCAGACGCCCCCGGCCCAGTACGGCCAGCCGCAGCAGCTCCACCAGCCTCCGCAGCCGCAGTTCGGCCAGGTCCCCGGCCAGGCCGCCCCGCCCACGCCCCCCTACGGCCAGCCTGCGCCCGCTCCCTACGGCCAGCCGGTCCCGGCCCCGTACGGGCAGCCCGCCCCGGCCCCCTTCGGGCAGCAGCCCCCCGGCGTACCGCAGGGCGTCCCCCAGGGCGCTCCGGCGGCCGGTGCCGGGCTGCACGCGGCCCTCCAGAAGTACAAGGAGACCTCCACCGGGCAGCGCTGGACCCCGCAGAACCAGCAGCTCATGCGCGTCGACCTGACCATCGGCGGCACCGGGGTGCTGGCCCGCCAGGGCAGCATGGTGATGTACCAGGGCAAGGTCGACTTCGGCTACAAGGGCGCCGGGTTCGTCGGCCGGGTCGTCGGCAACGCCACCGGCCAGGAAATGCAGCTGATGCGGTGTACCGGCCGTGGTCAGGTCTTCCTCGCCGAGGAGGGCTCGTACCTGCACCCCATCGAGCTCCAGGGCGACGCCATCTGTGTCTCCGCCGAGAGCGTCCTCGCCTTCGACGAGTCCCTCCAGTACGAGGTCCGCCGGGTGGACGGGCACGGCATCCCCGGCGGCGCCCTGTTCACCATGCAGTTCCAGGGCACCGGCACCGTGGTCATCAAGACCCACGGCACGCCGGTCGTCCTGCCGGTCACGCCCACCACGTTCGCCGACTGCAACGCGGTGGTGGCCTGGTCGGCCGCCTCCCAGGTGATCGTCTCCAGCCAGGTCCGGCTGCGCCGCAACGCCTACCCGGGGCACAGCGGGGAGACCGTGAACCTCCAGTTCCGGGGAGCCCCCGGCAACTTCATCGTCGTCCAGCCCTACGAGGTCTGAGGGAGCCCGTCATGAACCAGCAACTCGCGGGCTACGCCCCGACCCCCGTCACGGCACGTATGGAGAACCACGGTTCGGCCATGCTCAAGGTCGCCATGGCCACCGGGCAGGACCTCTACGCGCGCACCGGCTCGATGGTGGCGTACGAGGGCTTCATCCAGTACGAGCCGAACCCGCCCGCCGTCCGGCAGATCGCCTCCCAGTGGATCACCGGCGAGGGCGCCCC carries:
- a CDS encoding stress protein, with the translated sequence MAREFQRGHKAKLSDLTQGTDLYVGVQIAAPGLTFDISCFGLDADEQLSDDRYFIFFNQPKSPEESIQLLGAQSGDTESFRVTLDRIPAAIQKLSFTATIDGPGQMSQVGPGYIRIVAGGEEVVRYAFTGSEFTTERAVMLGDFYLKDVWRFAAVGQGFDGGLEALLKNFGGEVAEEEEAPAAPQAAPGFAPPAQATAPPAFAAPPAAPQAPQPAPSFGAPPAPAPAPQQPMHAAPTIAAPLTPQTPPAQYGQPQQLHQPPQPQFGQVPGQAAPPTPPYGQPAPAPYGQPVPAPYGQPAPAPFGQQPPGVPQGVPQGAPAAGAGLHAALQKYKETSTGQRWTPQNQQLMRVDLTIGGTGVLARQGSMVMYQGKVDFGYKGAGFVGRVVGNATGQEMQLMRCTGRGQVFLAEEGSYLHPIELQGDAICVSAESVLAFDESLQYEVRRVDGHGIPGGALFTMQFQGTGTVVIKTHGTPVVLPVTPTTFADCNAVVAWSAASQVIVSSQVRLRRNAYPGHSGETVNLQFRGAPGNFIVVQPYEV